A stretch of the Bdellovibrio sp. 22V genome encodes the following:
- a CDS encoding DNA translocase FtsK, which yields MNQLLKKFRQDVIAIGFLGLGLFLALALISYNPLDPSFNSIGGQGLKALNYCGIVGSFLADALYQFFGLAAWVVVASLVRMAYSAFQGESLNLKNIRFVWALLAIVNIASLLSLYLPNTKVFSNQIYLGGLLGLGVSQALTRAFNFAGVQVILWSLMAVLIVFYFEKSLQELTEAPRGFLAWMKKKKVMDKIATFFSGMFVKNTKKAKSPKKAEAKEAKPATVFPLSDKKFVEKEEEDEEEEELEASADDESEEESEEEEDEEEVPAVKLAQKRKVVMKAKPPRRIENWEMPKLALLEDPPASRIKIDKAEIQRKADSLVEKLKNFSIEGQIQDAKPGPLVTMYEFKPNADVKISKISELEDDLSLALSSESVRVVGHIPGTDVVGIETANLKRETVYYKDLIAEDQFWSEDLALPMAVGRAVDGEPKVVDLRKMPHLLIAGTTGSGKSVFVGSIITGLLFRHSPKTLRLVLIDPKMVDLAPFSTVPHLVLPHVTEPKKAATALKWAVREMEKRYKSLSKFGVGKIEAFNEKTGALTKAEIEEHEKINLELEEGKAKLEQYYFQPLPFIVIVVDELADLMIVEKQNIEEPIQRLTQKARACGIHLIVATQSPRKDVVTGLIKTNIPGRVALKVASKMDSRIIIDDSGAERLLPNGDMLFQAPGVGKPTRHHGPYLADREINNVVKHWASQAEPEYDPLAMKALDGFAGGDGAEAGDGGSGGGFGEEEYDERYDEILAWTSGQKEVSASLIQRKFRLGYPRAARLIEIFEKEGVVGPANGSKPRQVLVSSFREQ from the coding sequence ATGAACCAATTACTGAAAAAGTTTCGTCAGGACGTTATCGCAATCGGCTTTTTAGGTTTAGGGCTCTTTCTCGCCCTGGCTTTGATTAGTTACAATCCTTTAGACCCCTCCTTCAATTCTATTGGGGGCCAAGGCTTAAAAGCACTGAATTATTGTGGAATTGTGGGGAGCTTTCTTGCTGATGCGCTCTATCAGTTTTTCGGTTTGGCAGCCTGGGTTGTTGTTGCGAGCCTTGTTCGCATGGCCTACTCCGCCTTCCAGGGGGAGTCTCTTAATCTTAAAAACATTCGCTTTGTCTGGGCTCTGTTGGCGATTGTGAATATCGCGTCGTTACTGTCCCTCTATTTGCCGAATACAAAGGTTTTTTCGAATCAGATTTATTTGGGCGGCCTTTTGGGGTTGGGCGTTTCTCAGGCGCTGACGCGGGCTTTTAATTTTGCTGGCGTCCAAGTGATCCTGTGGTCCTTGATGGCGGTTCTGATTGTTTTCTATTTCGAAAAAAGCCTGCAAGAGTTGACGGAAGCTCCGCGCGGATTTCTGGCGTGGATGAAAAAGAAAAAAGTCATGGATAAAATCGCGACGTTTTTCTCGGGCATGTTCGTGAAAAACACAAAAAAAGCAAAGAGCCCAAAAAAGGCCGAAGCAAAAGAAGCCAAACCTGCGACCGTGTTTCCTTTGTCCGATAAAAAGTTTGTAGAAAAAGAAGAAGAGGACGAGGAAGAAGAGGAACTTGAAGCTTCTGCCGACGATGAATCTGAAGAAGAATCAGAAGAGGAAGAAGATGAAGAAGAAGTTCCCGCAGTGAAGCTTGCGCAAAAACGCAAGGTCGTGATGAAAGCGAAACCGCCTCGTCGCATCGAGAACTGGGAAATGCCAAAGCTCGCTTTACTGGAGGATCCTCCGGCGTCCCGTATTAAAATCGATAAGGCCGAGATTCAAAGAAAAGCGGATTCATTGGTCGAAAAACTTAAGAACTTCTCTATCGAAGGGCAAATCCAGGATGCGAAGCCGGGTCCTTTGGTGACGATGTACGAATTTAAACCCAATGCCGATGTTAAAATCAGTAAGATCTCGGAGCTTGAGGATGATCTTTCATTGGCGCTTTCTTCAGAATCAGTGCGTGTTGTCGGTCACATCCCTGGAACGGATGTTGTCGGTATCGAGACCGCGAATCTGAAGCGTGAAACTGTTTATTACAAAGACTTGATCGCCGAAGATCAATTTTGGAGTGAAGACTTGGCACTGCCGATGGCCGTGGGCCGCGCGGTCGATGGTGAACCGAAGGTCGTTGATTTGCGTAAGATGCCGCACTTATTGATCGCCGGTACAACGGGCTCTGGTAAGTCGGTTTTTGTCGGCTCTATCATTACGGGTCTTCTTTTCCGTCACTCGCCGAAAACGTTGCGCCTTGTTTTGATCGATCCAAAAATGGTCGACTTGGCTCCGTTCTCAACAGTGCCGCACTTGGTTCTGCCGCATGTGACAGAGCCGAAGAAAGCTGCAACAGCTTTGAAGTGGGCTGTGCGCGAAATGGAAAAACGTTATAAGTCTCTTTCAAAGTTCGGTGTGGGTAAGATTGAAGCCTTCAACGAAAAAACCGGAGCTTTAACGAAAGCAGAGATTGAAGAGCACGAAAAAATCAATCTTGAACTGGAAGAAGGCAAAGCGAAGTTAGAACAATACTACTTCCAACCGCTTCCATTTATCGTCATCGTGGTCGATGAGCTTGCGGATCTCATGATCGTGGAAAAACAAAATATCGAAGAGCCGATTCAGCGTCTGACGCAAAAGGCGCGTGCCTGCGGGATCCACTTGATTGTGGCGACGCAATCGCCGCGTAAAGATGTCGTTACAGGTTTGATTAAAACGAATATTCCAGGCCGCGTGGCTTTGAAGGTTGCTTCCAAGATGGACTCGCGAATTATCATCGATGATTCGGGTGCGGAACGCCTTCTTCCGAATGGAGACATGCTTTTCCAAGCTCCGGGCGTTGGTAAGCCGACTCGTCACCATGGGCCTTATCTTGCGGATCGCGAAATCAATAACGTTGTGAAGCACTGGGCATCTCAAGCCGAACCTGAGTACGATCCACTCGCAATGAAAGCTCTTGATGGCTTTGCGGGTGGCGATGGCGCTGAAGCTGGTGACGGCGGAAGCGGTGGCGGTTTCGGTGAAGAAGAATACGATGAGAGATACGACGAAATCCTCGCGTGGACGTCGGGACAAAAGGAAGTTTCTGCGTCTCTCATTCAGCGAAAGTTTAGACTCGGTTATCCTCGCGCTGCACGCTTGATTGAAATCTTTGAAAAAGAAGGTGTTGTGGGCCCCGCTAATGGCAGCAAGCCGCGTCAAGTTTTAGTGAGTAGTTTTAGAGAACAATAA
- a CDS encoding radical SAM protein: MLKINEIFYSIQGETTYVGNPTVFVRLTACNLRCTYCDTKYSYYEGEMQTFENILKEIDSHKAPYVCVTGGEPLLQKEVHTLMKTLCDRGYKVSLETSGSKTVEHVDPRVKIILDVKTPDSGAANSFLMDNIRFSTPSTEYKFVICSEKDFEWSEEFCRQHNLFEKFVVLYSPSYGQVSERWLAEKILQKNSSARLQLQLHKYIWSSETRGV; the protein is encoded by the coding sequence ATGCTTAAGATAAACGAGATTTTTTACAGTATTCAGGGTGAAACAACGTACGTGGGAAATCCCACTGTTTTTGTGCGTCTGACGGCTTGTAATCTGCGTTGCACTTATTGCGACACCAAATACTCGTACTACGAAGGCGAGATGCAGACCTTCGAAAACATTCTTAAGGAAATTGATTCTCACAAAGCTCCGTATGTTTGCGTTACCGGCGGCGAACCTCTTTTACAAAAAGAAGTTCACACGTTGATGAAGACATTGTGCGATCGCGGCTACAAAGTTTCGTTGGAAACCAGCGGATCAAAAACTGTTGAGCATGTAGATCCGCGCGTGAAAATTATTTTAGATGTAAAAACTCCTGACAGTGGAGCAGCAAATTCTTTTTTGATGGACAACATCCGCTTTTCCACTCCTAGCACGGAATACAAGTTTGTGATCTGTTCCGAAAAAGATTTCGAGTGGTCTGAAGAATTCTGTCGTCAACATAATTTATTTGAAAAATTTGTGGTTTTATACAGCCCATCATACGGCCAAGTGTCTGAACGCTGGTTGGCAGAAAAAATTCTGCAAAAAAATTCATCTGCAAGGTTGCAATTGCAGCTGCATAAGTATATCTGGTCTTCCGAAACACGCGGAGTATAG
- the dapA gene encoding 4-hydroxy-tetrahydrodipicolinate synthase, with amino-acid sequence MKNFKGTFTALVTPFKSDKVDYASLDRLLKQQLDGGVDGFVINGTTGESPTLTSEEKTEIFKHVRAFCGDKIPLIMGTGSNNTAKTIEDSKKAEALGADALLVVVPYYNKPPQRGLYEHFKAVATAVKTPVMLYNVPGRTITSLATETIRDLAKVPGIMGIKEATGKADFAAEIIKACGNEFVVLSGDDGSYVEFLGVGGHGVISVASHVIPQQMVQWKKWVQDNQIEKARADIKKYLPLIDLLFVEANPIPVKKALALMGILDSASLRLPLVELAPEHTEKLKEEMKKVGVL; translated from the coding sequence ATGAAAAATTTCAAAGGAACTTTCACAGCGCTAGTAACGCCTTTTAAAAGCGACAAAGTAGATTACGCATCTTTGGATCGTTTGTTGAAGCAACAATTGGATGGTGGAGTTGACGGATTTGTCATCAACGGGACAACAGGCGAAAGCCCGACTCTGACTTCAGAGGAAAAAACAGAAATTTTCAAACATGTACGTGCCTTCTGCGGTGACAAAATTCCGTTAATTATGGGAACAGGCTCGAACAACACGGCCAAGACGATTGAGGACTCCAAGAAGGCCGAGGCACTTGGTGCGGATGCTCTTCTTGTTGTTGTCCCTTATTACAACAAACCTCCGCAACGAGGATTGTATGAGCACTTTAAGGCGGTTGCGACTGCAGTTAAAACACCTGTGATGCTTTACAACGTTCCAGGCAGAACGATTACGTCTTTGGCGACGGAAACGATTCGTGACCTGGCAAAAGTTCCCGGCATCATGGGTATCAAAGAGGCGACAGGAAAAGCAGATTTCGCGGCGGAAATTATTAAAGCTTGTGGAAATGAATTTGTCGTTCTTTCCGGAGACGATGGAAGCTATGTTGAGTTCTTAGGTGTTGGCGGCCATGGCGTTATTTCTGTAGCAAGCCACGTGATTCCTCAGCAAATGGTGCAGTGGAAAAAATGGGTGCAAGATAATCAAATCGAAAAAGCGCGTGCGGACATTAAAAAATATCTTCCTTTGATTGATCTTCTTTTTGTCGAAGCCAATCCGATTCCTGTGAAAAAGGCCCTGGCGTTAATGGGAATTTTGGATTCAGCTTCTTTGCGTTTGCCTCTAGTTGAACTGGCTCCTGAGCACACCGAAAAGTTGAAAGAAGAAATGAAAAAAGTGGGTGTTCTGTGA
- a CDS encoding dihydrodipicolinate reductase C-terminal domain-containing protein encodes MKKVKVGLVGASGRMGQEIVKVIEANPRCEVFYAFDREMKYDTKKAAAVDVWIDFSSPDALKDVLKRAAENKTPVVCGTTGFSKKEKDLLVQYGKKIPVLWSSNMSLGVAVLNEALKSLSAISHFDFQIEELHHNKKKDKPSGTAITLQENLEKAVGRELPEALAIRGGGIFGVHKIYAMSDEEVLTFEHTALNRTVFAKGAVQAAEWLVKQKPGLYQIRDVLFGKNK; translated from the coding sequence GTGAAGAAAGTGAAAGTCGGTCTTGTTGGCGCTTCGGGAAGAATGGGCCAAGAGATCGTGAAGGTGATCGAAGCTAATCCGCGCTGTGAAGTTTTTTATGCCTTCGATCGCGAAATGAAATATGACACGAAAAAAGCAGCGGCGGTGGATGTATGGATCGACTTTTCGTCCCCCGATGCATTGAAAGACGTTTTAAAGCGCGCCGCCGAAAATAAGACACCGGTGGTTTGTGGCACAACGGGATTTTCCAAAAAAGAAAAAGATCTGTTGGTACAATACGGGAAAAAAATTCCCGTGTTGTGGTCTTCGAACATGAGCCTGGGTGTTGCTGTTCTTAACGAAGCTTTGAAATCTTTGTCGGCAATTTCTCATTTTGATTTTCAAATTGAAGAACTTCATCACAACAAAAAGAAAGACAAGCCTTCAGGCACGGCGATCACTCTCCAGGAAAACTTGGAAAAAGCCGTGGGCAGAGAGCTCCCCGAAGCGCTGGCTATTCGTGGCGGCGGCATCTTTGGCGTTCATAAGATCTATGCGATGAGCGACGAAGAAGTTCTGACATTTGAGCACACAGCCTTAAATCGCACGGTCTTTGCCAAGGGCGCGGTTCAGGCGGCAGAATGGCTGGTAAAACAGAAACCGGGTTTGTATCAAATTCGTGACGTCCTTTTTGGAAAGAATAAATGA
- a CDS encoding trypsin-like serine protease, which yields MKSTNLLKAVLAAGLFGSLLACSPAQQNAVNLGADNSSIIGGVPVDAKDSIAKSTVAIVASVVTHDDQEGQFICTGSLLAENIVLTAGHCVPNSADYKEVALYVIFNTDLRKMAKTDIRLVVDTEVHTEYGKAGEHGEDANDLALIKFAGPMAPGYTLAKFLDDETLLKPGTKVTLAGYGLIETDGVNTKSDDRLRKVDVEVVEDFGKTEILLDQTQGKGACHGDSGGPAFLEVKGVQYVWGVTSRGAGKDGVDDCSLVSVYTKVKSQSEFIEKALKKLTAKN from the coding sequence ATGAAATCTACAAATCTTTTGAAAGCAGTGTTGGCAGCAGGTCTATTCGGATCTTTGCTTGCTTGTTCTCCGGCGCAACAAAACGCTGTAAATCTTGGCGCTGATAACTCTTCTATAATTGGTGGCGTTCCTGTAGACGCTAAAGACTCTATCGCTAAATCAACTGTTGCGATCGTGGCTTCTGTTGTAACTCACGATGATCAAGAGGGTCAGTTCATTTGCACAGGTTCTCTTCTTGCTGAAAACATCGTTTTGACAGCAGGTCACTGCGTTCCTAACAGCGCTGACTACAAAGAAGTTGCCTTGTACGTGATCTTCAATACAGATCTTAGAAAAATGGCGAAGACAGATATCCGTCTTGTTGTTGATACTGAAGTTCACACGGAGTACGGCAAAGCTGGCGAGCACGGCGAAGATGCAAACGATCTAGCACTTATCAAGTTCGCGGGCCCAATGGCGCCTGGATATACTCTTGCAAAATTCTTGGATGACGAAACTTTGTTGAAGCCAGGTACGAAAGTAACTTTGGCAGGCTACGGTTTGATTGAAACTGATGGCGTGAACACAAAGTCTGACGACCGTCTTCGTAAAGTAGATGTAGAAGTTGTCGAGGATTTCGGAAAAACAGAAATTTTATTAGATCAAACACAAGGTAAAGGGGCTTGCCACGGAGACTCTGGCGGTCCCGCTTTCCTTGAAGTAAAAGGTGTTCAATACGTATGGGGTGTCACTAGCCGTGGCGCTGGTAAAGACGGCGTAGACGATTGCTCTCTTGTGAGCGTTTACACGAAGGTGAAGTCACAATCGGAGTTCATCGAAAAAGCTCTTAAAAAGCTGACTGCAAAAAACTAA
- the fsa gene encoding fructose-6-phosphate aldolase, whose protein sequence is MKFFIDTANIEEIRQANMRGWVDGVTTNPSLVAKEGKPFHDVIKEICKEIPGPVSAEVISLQHEEMVREGKELAKLASNVVVKIPMCEDGMIAVKKLTAEGIKTNVTLVFSPMQALLAAKAGATMVSPFVGRLDDIGVEGMTMVNQVIQMYQNYDFSTEVLVASVRSPMHIQLAAEMGADIATIPFKVMQQMTHHPLTDKGIKQFLDDWNKGLKK, encoded by the coding sequence ATGAAGTTTTTCATTGATACAGCGAACATTGAAGAAATCAGACAAGCAAATATGCGCGGCTGGGTTGACGGTGTTACAACAAATCCTTCTCTTGTCGCTAAAGAGGGAAAACCTTTTCACGACGTAATCAAAGAGATCTGCAAAGAGATTCCTGGACCTGTGTCTGCAGAAGTGATCAGTCTGCAACACGAAGAAATGGTTCGTGAAGGTAAAGAGCTTGCGAAGCTGGCTTCGAACGTGGTGGTGAAAATCCCTATGTGCGAAGATGGCATGATTGCTGTAAAAAAACTCACGGCAGAAGGTATCAAGACAAATGTCACGTTGGTGTTCTCTCCAATGCAAGCGTTGTTGGCGGCGAAGGCGGGCGCGACAATGGTTTCTCCATTCGTGGGACGCTTGGATGACATTGGTGTTGAAGGCATGACGATGGTTAATCAGGTTATTCAGATGTATCAAAACTACGATTTCTCGACAGAGGTCCTAGTCGCGAGCGTAAGAAGCCCGATGCATATTCAATTGGCTGCGGAAATGGGCGCGGATATCGCGACAATTCCATTCAAGGTTATGCAACAGATGACTCACCATCCGCTCACTGACAAAGGAATTAAACAATTTCTTGATGACTGGAATAAAGGTCTTAAGAAGTAA
- the dnaB gene encoding replicative DNA helicase translates to MSTRIPPQNLEAEQSILGGLMLDREALDQVGDMLMADDFYKPAHQKIYEAIKELHAKSQPIDIITVTNLLQAGGHMDMAGGPEYLISLLDKTISAANITSHAKIVKDKATLRRLITINSQLIEKAYNQEFQDVESFVDQAESEIFKIGENKTQSGLVGSMEIVKASIQKIEELYKNKAEITGLATGFKKLDEMTAGLHPGEMTIIAARPSMGKTAFSLNIAQHVALRLKKTVAYFSLEMGKESMMMRMLSAESKVSMSEIRNGRIQDSAWPKLINAASALSEASIFIDDTPGVSPFEIRSRARRLKAEHGLDLIMIDYLQLMSMKQKMQSREQEVAEISKSLKAIAKELQIPVIALAQLNRGVEGRTEKKPMLSDLRESGSIEQDADVIMMLYRDDYYDKENPDKQGHAEVIVGKQRNGATGPVKMRFDAQYNRFRDAEPEAGGVSPLPPPQAPPPMPGGRPKNFAPGAGV, encoded by the coding sequence ATGAGTACGCGAATTCCACCTCAAAATCTTGAGGCCGAACAATCCATTTTGGGCGGCTTGATGCTCGACAGGGAAGCTCTCGACCAGGTAGGCGATATGCTTATGGCCGATGACTTCTATAAGCCTGCTCATCAAAAGATTTATGAAGCTATTAAAGAGCTTCACGCCAAAAGCCAACCGATCGACATCATCACTGTGACAAACTTGCTGCAAGCAGGCGGACACATGGATATGGCCGGTGGACCTGAATATTTAATCAGTCTTCTAGATAAAACGATTTCTGCAGCCAATATCACTTCGCATGCGAAGATCGTTAAAGATAAAGCCACACTTCGCCGCCTTATCACTATCAACAGTCAGTTGATTGAAAAGGCCTACAATCAAGAATTCCAGGATGTGGAATCTTTTGTGGACCAAGCGGAAAGCGAGATTTTCAAAATCGGCGAGAACAAAACGCAAAGTGGTCTTGTCGGCTCCATGGAAATCGTTAAAGCTTCCATCCAAAAGATTGAAGAACTTTATAAGAACAAAGCCGAGATCACAGGTCTTGCAACGGGCTTTAAAAAGCTCGATGAAATGACTGCGGGTCTTCACCCTGGCGAGATGACGATCATCGCAGCACGTCCGTCGATGGGTAAAACAGCGTTCTCTCTGAACATCGCGCAACACGTGGCGCTTCGTCTGAAAAAGACTGTTGCTTACTTCTCTTTGGAGATGGGTAAAGAGTCCATGATGATGCGTATGCTTTCTGCGGAATCCAAAGTGAGCATGAGTGAAATCCGTAACGGCCGTATTCAAGACTCTGCTTGGCCGAAACTTATCAATGCTGCCAGTGCACTCAGTGAAGCTTCGATTTTTATCGATGATACTCCGGGTGTTTCACCGTTTGAGATTCGTTCGCGCGCAAGACGTTTGAAAGCGGAACACGGTCTTGATCTAATCATGATCGACTACTTGCAGCTTATGAGCATGAAACAAAAAATGCAGTCACGTGAGCAAGAGGTCGCGGAGATTTCTAAATCTTTGAAAGCCATTGCCAAGGAATTGCAGATTCCAGTGATCGCACTTGCTCAGCTCAACCGTGGTGTTGAGGGTCGTACAGAAAAGAAACCGATGCTCTCGGATCTGCGTGAGTCCGGATCTATTGAGCAAGATGCCGACGTTATCATGATGCTTTATCGTGATGACTACTATGACAAAGAAAATCCAGACAAACAGGGTCATGCGGAAGTGATCGTCGGTAAACAGCGTAACGGTGCTACCGGCCCCGTTAAAATGCGTTTCGATGCTCAATACAATAGATTCCGTGATGCTGAACCTGAGGCAGGGGGCGTGAGTCCACTTCCTCCTCCACAAGCGCCGCCTCCGATGCCGGGCGGCAGACCTAAAAACTTTGCACCTGGCGCAGGTGTTTAA
- the rplI gene encoding 50S ribosomal protein L9, with the protein MKVILQKDVKDVGKVGELVNVSEGFARNFLFPRKLAAEATEKRVKEYEHLKRVAETKKKKALAERQELLNKINGTTVTFKLAAGETDKLFGTVTTTDISKELQKLGHSVDRRDIHLEEPIKVLGQHKAVVRYAEGMEAKIQISVERA; encoded by the coding sequence ATGAAAGTTATTCTTCAAAAAGATGTTAAGGATGTAGGTAAAGTTGGTGAGTTGGTGAACGTTTCTGAAGGTTTCGCGAGAAACTTCTTGTTCCCTCGTAAACTTGCAGCTGAAGCAACTGAAAAACGCGTAAAAGAATACGAACACTTGAAGCGTGTTGCTGAAACTAAAAAGAAAAAAGCCCTTGCTGAAAGACAAGAGCTTTTGAACAAAATCAACGGCACAACTGTTACATTCAAATTGGCAGCTGGTGAGACTGATAAACTTTTCGGTACTGTAACAACTACAGATATCTCTAAAGAACTTCAAAAGTTGGGTCACTCTGTAGATCGTCGTGACATCCACTTGGAAGAGCCTATTAAGGTTCTTGGTCAGCACAAAGCTGTTGTTCGTTACGCAGAAGGTATGGAAGCTAAAATCCAAATCTCTGTTGAGCGCGCATAA
- a CDS encoding SDR family oxidoreductase, whose amino-acid sequence MRPLLFLFQRKKAQNFKPVVLVTGCSSGIGLALAKLLHEHTEYRVVATCREKSMDKLRNFFLDDERFIVRPLDVTSEADRIRLYNEIKKLWGGVDILINNAGISYRSVIEHMTEKDEELQMATNYFGPMGLIRLALPHMRDTGRGKIINISSVSGMLAMPTMASYSASKYALEGASEALWYEMRPFGVTITLVQPGFIHSNSFRNVYHTELSDPTRNWSGPYCDFYENMTPFVERMMNMSLTTPEKVAKIVLKTMKKENPPLWIPATLDAKLFYYIRRLLPRRMLLPFLYWNLPKARKWSKSYSHRRK is encoded by the coding sequence ATGAGGCCCTTACTTTTTTTATTTCAACGTAAGAAAGCTCAAAACTTTAAACCTGTTGTTTTGGTGACAGGTTGTTCTTCGGGTATTGGCTTAGCCTTAGCCAAACTTCTGCACGAACATACTGAATATCGTGTGGTTGCCACTTGCCGCGAAAAAAGCATGGATAAGTTGCGCAATTTCTTTCTCGACGACGAACGTTTTATTGTTCGTCCCCTTGATGTGACGTCAGAAGCAGACCGCATTCGCCTTTACAATGAAATCAAAAAGCTTTGGGGTGGCGTTGATATTTTAATTAACAATGCCGGTATTTCTTATCGCTCTGTGATTGAGCACATGACGGAAAAAGACGAAGAGCTGCAAATGGCGACAAACTATTTCGGTCCGATGGGACTGATTCGTTTGGCTTTGCCACATATGCGCGACACGGGCCGTGGAAAGATCATTAACATATCCTCGGTCAGCGGAATGTTGGCGATGCCGACGATGGCCTCTTACTCGGCCTCTAAATACGCGCTTGAAGGCGCGAGTGAGGCCTTGTGGTATGAAATGCGCCCGTTCGGAGTGACGATCACCCTTGTTCAGCCAGGATTTATTCACAGCAATTCTTTCCGCAACGTCTACCACACAGAACTGTCAGATCCCACGCGCAACTGGAGCGGGCCTTACTGTGATTTCTACGAAAACATGACTCCGTTCGTGGAAAGAATGATGAATATGTCTCTCACAACTCCAGAAAAAGTGGCGAAGATTGTTCTAAAGACGATGAAAAAGGAAAATCCACCGCTGTGGATTCCGGCGACTCTCGATGCAAAACTTTTTTATTATATTCGCCGGCTTTTGCCTCGCCGTATGCTTTTGCCGTTCCTTTATTGGAATTTGCCAAAGGCACGGAAGTGGTCCAAGTCTTATTCCCATCGCCGCAAATAG
- the dapF gene encoding diaminopimelate epimerase yields MKPLWPVTITKMSGTGNTFALIDARAGSAWKKEEQRLGMSRPEFAKLICDRVIGVSTDGLLLIEEGSEGYDFNWDFYNSDGSTAEMCGNAARCAARFCRETLSGGSSLRFKTGAGLVTAQVLEKNQIRVRMPEAKFVQKNIELKTSAGSVETFALVNTGVPHLVQKISEFSQVESLKTMAKEMRNHAALKPAGANVTFYSEETIGKLLAVTFERGVEDYTLACGTGAVAAAFVHAHMANQDQVNVQMPGGLLQVTFEEENPCPLMVGEAVFVGNFNINLEVVK; encoded by the coding sequence ATGAAACCTCTTTGGCCTGTGACGATCACGAAAATGTCGGGAACAGGAAACACCTTTGCTTTGATCGACGCCCGCGCAGGCAGCGCGTGGAAAAAAGAAGAACAACGCCTGGGAATGTCGCGTCCTGAGTTTGCAAAACTTATTTGCGATCGAGTGATCGGCGTAAGTACAGATGGCCTGCTTTTAATTGAAGAGGGCTCTGAAGGATACGACTTCAATTGGGATTTTTATAACTCCGACGGCTCCACCGCAGAGATGTGTGGAAACGCCGCTCGTTGTGCGGCCCGTTTTTGTCGTGAAACTCTTTCGGGTGGATCGAGCTTGCGCTTTAAAACCGGTGCCGGCTTAGTCACGGCTCAGGTTCTTGAAAAGAATCAGATCCGTGTTCGCATGCCTGAAGCTAAATTTGTGCAGAAAAACATAGAACTTAAAACCAGCGCTGGTTCTGTCGAGACGTTTGCGCTCGTGAACACCGGAGTTCCACATCTTGTGCAAAAGATTTCAGAATTTTCACAAGTCGAAAGCTTAAAAACTATGGCAAAAGAAATGCGCAACCACGCAGCTTTGAAACCTGCGGGGGCGAATGTCACGTTTTATAGCGAAGAGACCATCGGCAAGCTTCTCGCTGTGACTTTCGAGCGCGGCGTTGAGGATTATACCTTGGCTTGCGGTACGGGAGCCGTAGCGGCCGCTTTTGTTCACGCTCATATGGCAAATCAAGATCAGGTGAATGTACAAATGCCAGGCGGTCTGTTGCAGGTGACGTTCGAAGAAGAAAATCCCTGCCCACTGATGGTGGGTGAAGCCGTCTTTGTTGGAAACTTTAATATCAATCTTGAGGTGGTGAAATGA
- a CDS encoding helix-turn-helix domain-containing protein, translating into MTPNLNSSDNLFVANLQSVSLEKLVKSKLEVLFAQQKEAQVELNGLYNVVIEQVEKPLLELALRAYNGNQVKTAQMLGINRNTLKKKIDNYKIRVKKMN; encoded by the coding sequence ATGACGCCGAACCTAAACAGTTCTGATAATCTTTTTGTCGCTAATCTTCAGTCCGTAAGCTTGGAAAAGCTTGTAAAGAGCAAACTGGAAGTTTTGTTTGCTCAACAAAAAGAAGCACAAGTTGAGTTGAATGGTTTGTACAATGTCGTGATCGAACAAGTAGAAAAGCCTCTTCTTGAGCTGGCTTTGCGCGCCTATAACGGCAATCAAGTAAAAACGGCGCAAATGCTCGGCATCAACCGCAATACTCTTAAGAAGAAAATTGACAACTACAAGATTCGTGTCAAAAAAATGAATTAA